One Trichosurus vulpecula isolate mTriVul1 chromosome 7, mTriVul1.pri, whole genome shotgun sequence genomic region harbors:
- the LOC118858171 gene encoding zinc finger protein 774-like — protein sequence MVSRSPPNGAQGLLTFDDVAVIFSQEEWRHLDCAQRALYKDVMWENYRNLASVGFPISKPELILCLERGEEPWLPDGLGSSERRRILFFCIAGNKPWTPPRLQKGLEEVGALKGHISRDWPDSPSSPAEDKLGTPPGVWKGLEEEGDLEGQPSRMWMDCPPSPAEDKPGTLPGVWKGLEEEGALEGQPSRALLDGNKAFVAAPTQIIYWCTSDNKELIPCSVDFTPLQPPGRPNLYKCSHSSKDLIHVSNFSRYQQTYQCPQCGKQLSWNSDFSRHQRTHSGERPFSCPLCGKRFGHSSDFTRHKRTHTGERPYRCSDCPKCFSRNSDLITHQRTHTGEKPYCCGNCGRGFSRSSSLVTHQRVHTGERPYQCRDCGKRFSLSPDLIKHQRIHTGEKPYKCSHCVKCFSHRANLITHQRVHTGEKPYKCRDCEKSFSQSSHLIIHQRGHTGERPYRCSDCKKSFSSRSYLITHRRVHTGEKPYSCGVCGKSFSQRTNLLTHQKLHGMEKGVVGGAASNGITRLGREA from the exons ATGGTATCCAGATCCCCTCCAAATGGGGCTCAG GGGCTGCTCACCTTTGATGATGTGGCAGTCATTTTCTCCCAGGAGGAATGGAGGCACCTGGACTGTGCTCAGAGAGCACTCTACAAGGATGTTATGTGGGAAAACTACAGGAACCTAGCATCTGTGG GATTTCCCATCTCCAAACCAGAGCTCATCTTATGCCTAGAACGGGGTGAAGAACCATGGCTGCCTGATGGCCTGGGATCTTCAGAAAGGAGAAGGATCCTATTCTTCTGCATAG CAGGGAACAAGCCATGGACTCCTCCCAGGCTTCAGAAAGGCCTGGAGGAAGTGGGGGCCCTCAAAGGACACATTTCCAGAGATTGGCCAGATagtccatcttctccagcagaggACAAACTGGGGACTCCTCCCGGGGTTTGGAAGGGCCTGGAAGAGGAGGGGGACCTTGAAGGACAACCTTCCAGAATGTGGATGGATTGTCCACCTTCTCCAGCAGAGGACAAGCCAGGGACTCTTCCCGGGGTTTGGAAGGGCCTGGAAGAAGAGGGGGCCCTTGAAGGACAACCTTCCAGAGCCCTGCTGGATGGGAACAAGGCCTTTGTAGCTGCCCCGACTCAAATTATCTACTGGTGCACATCAGACAACAAGGAACTGATCCCCTGTTCTGTGGACTTCACCCCGCTGCAACCCCCAGGCCGCCCCAACCTTTACAAGTGCTCTCATAGCAGCAAAGATTTAATCCATGTCTCCAACTTCTCTCGTTACCAGCAAACCTATCAGTGCCCTCAGTGTGGCAAGCAGCTCAGCTGGAACTCTGACTTCAGCCGCCACCAGCGCACCCACAGTGGTGAGAGGCCCTTCAGCTGCCCACTTTGTGGGAAGCGCTTTGGCCACAGCTCTGACTTTACCCGCCACAAGCGCACACACACTGGTGAGAGGCCCTACAGATGTTCAGATTGCCCCAAGTGCTTCAGCCGCAACTCGGACCTGATCACACACCAGCGCACCCACACAGGCGAGAAGCCTTACTGCTGCGGAAACTGTGGCCGGGGCTTCAGCCGCAGCTCGTCGCTGGTTACACACCAGCGTGTTCACACGGGTGAGAGGCCCTACCAATGTCGAGACTGTGGCAAACGTTTCAGCCTCAGTCCGGATCTTATCAAGCATCAACGGATCCACACAGGGGAGAAGCCTTACAAATGCAGCCACTGTGTCAAGTGCTTCAGCCATCGAGCCAACCTCATTACCCACCAACGAGTCCACACAGGTGAGAAGCCCTACAAGTGCCGAGACTGTGAGAAGAGCTTCAGCCAGAGCTCACACCTCATTATTCATCAGCGGGGGCACACTGGGGAACGCCCTTATCGCTGCAGTGACTGCAAGAAGAGCTTCAGCAGCCGCTCCTACCTCATTACCCACCGCCGAGTCCACACTGGTGAGAAGCCATATTCCTGTGGAGTGTGTGGGAAGAGCTTCAGCCAGAGGACCAATCTTCTCACCCACCAGAAGCTACATGGGATGGAGAAGGGGGTAGTGGGAGGGGCAGCTTCCAATGGGATTACTAGGCTAGGGAGAGAAGCTTGA